In the genome of Neodiprion pinetum isolate iyNeoPine1 chromosome 2, iyNeoPine1.2, whole genome shotgun sequence, one region contains:
- the LOC124211173 gene encoding uncharacterized protein — protein MTGTVSFLEKSSSRDSQLEDIASVDSEERKSPFMRELGERKEASRKVSLFTIYAKIFRVMLARWVQNTDPNEEKHVRELEELVLPSNEEWRRQVYYRLVDLQREIDAEGEAVEIQVQLRALVEKPDPLHVQNSYLIILFNSGTHRHCQSPRMEADAEKEPKDSKEWEWQPTPGANGYPLRPKGRRDTSAGSWEAIVSAGGSMTEACIQPGWRVGDLILASKVLQKQSSPPTYTDEAEMRRVFGLVYDVLRYKNILNHALEDIGFWYHHPDYKHEERIVWLLLYDMQGRKFGRRGEVNEVAEREKAFQEAGLKEIEDALLKAKTRLAASVSRLRIGGSALNLSNVYTLESFATISEISQHLRTAEGVVWGENGAVASGWVNTLKISSKEEFIREMTGLGLTLCTDCSAEEIDEGTFRFDSTCPKVVNFHDAARETIARSGLVRSYQFVFMERSLCLGAAALAQAVRMGHLCGPVVLTHALAPRHTSYLAGLLADIDDAGRLLAFGTGQLRREYETYLRNLGVTLQQCRVFAESYTSPPASAELERATIVLATPPCSYTGIRDAVDLAVARGGETLLLEALTDIDGGLRQPHTLLAEQLETLRHALTRPNVQLLIYQAHSILPAETTEMVEQVTQYANRMAVEKYIREHSPKRKFPSKEAGSRSARSIKSSKRSQLALELPKTQPEDRRSTSVYDDEDEVSISPSIEDKVPDSDLFEFGQVDELCGKSSDKLVDGGCYLALIRRKEMMQFNSLFMIKVAEAKGLFGDPNKQPAQPKEEQQPLPVRQSSQQSRKGCKRNKIQMDRIAAPTFSSMVRNFRHNSTCPRHNHHVAHDERITFEQVRDARRRDARRWWDELAPYLLRSSPKIRKSSGFRATRTDPKTRKIFYSLHVEEISYMQATGTVLSA, from the exons atgacgGGAACCGTGAGTTTTCTCGAAAAATCCTCCAGCCGGGATTCTCAACTAGAGGATATCGCGTCGGTTGATTCGGAGGAACGGAAATCACCGTTCATGCGGGAACTTGGCGAGAGGAAGGAAGCTTCGAGGAAAGTCAGCCTCTTCACGATCTACGCGAAGATCTTCCGGGTTATGCTGGCCAGGTGGGTCCAGAACACAGATCCTAACGAGGAAAAACATGTGCGGGAATTGGAGGAACTTGTTCTACCGAGCAATGAGGAGTGGCGTCGTCAAGTTTATTATCGTCTGGTGGATCTGCAGCGTGAAATCGACGCCGAAGGTGAAGCTGTGGA AATTCAAGTTCAATTACGTGCGCTCGTCGAAAAGCCCGATCCATTACATGTACAGAATTCTTACC TAATTATACTCTTTAACTCCGGTACCCACCGTCACTGTCAATCTCCCAGGATGGAAGCTGACGCGGAGAAAGAGCCAAAGGACAGCAAGGAATGGGAATGGCAGCCAACGCCGGGTGCCAATGGATATCCTTTGCGTCCGAAAGGACGAAGGGATACCTCGGCTGGTTCTTGGGAGGCAATCGTAAGCGCTGGTGGCTCAATGACGGAGGCTTGTATCCAGCCGGGATGGCGAGTCGGCGATTTAATCCTGGCATCGAAAGTCCTTCAGAAACAATCCTCACCACCGACGTACACTGACGAAGCAGAGATGCGACGGGTCTTCGGGCTTGTTTACGACGTGCTACGAT acaaaaatattctcaatcATGCCTTGGAGGATATTGGCTTCTGGTATCATCACCCGGATTACAAACATGAGGAGAGAATCGTTTGGCTCCTTCTCTACGACATGCAGGGTCGTAAGTTTGGTCGCCGGGGTGAGGTGAACGAGGTGGCTGAGCGCGAAAAGGCCTTCCAAGAAGCGGGTCTCAAAGAGATCGAGGATGCTTTGCTCAAGGCGAAGACGCGCTTAGCCGCGAGTGTATCGCGGCTCCGCATAGGTGGCTCAGCCCTCAATTTGAGTAATGTTTATACCCTCGAATCTTTCGCCACTATATCAGAAATATCGCAG CACCTTCGAACCGCCGAAGGCGTGGTTTGGGGTGAAAACGGAGCCGTAGCGTCCGGCTGGGTAAACACCCTCAAAATATCTAGTAAGGAAGAATTCATCCGGGAAATGACCGGTCTGGGATTGACCCTGTGCACGGACTGCTCCGCGGAGGAAATCGACGAAGGAACATTCCGGTTCGATTCGACGTGTCCGAAAGTCGTCAACTTCCACGACGCTGCTCGAGAGACCATTGCGAGGTCCGGCCTCGTTCGAAGTTatcaatttgttttcatg GAAAGGTCGTTGTGTTTAGGCGCAGCAGCGTTAGCACAGGCAGTGAGAATGGGCCACCTCTGTGGTCCAGTAGTCCTGACTCATGCCCTAGCGCCAAGACACACTAGCTACCTGGCGGGCCTCCTCGCGGACATAGACGACGCTGGTCGACTCCTCGCATTCGGCACAGGCCAACTGCGGCGAGAGTACGAGACATATCTCCGAAATCTTGGAGTGACGCTTCAGCAGTGCCGTGTATTCGCTGAGTC GTACACCTCGCCTCCGGCTTCCGCAGAACTGGAAAGAGCTACCATAGTATTGGCAACTCCACCATGCAGCTATACCGGTATACGGGATGCCGTTGATCTGGCTGTTGCTCGAGGCGGTGAAACGCTGTTGTTGGAAGCCCTGACTGACATCGACGGCGGACTTAGACAACCGCACACTCTGCTTGCCGAGCAGTTGGAAACCCTAAGACACGCTTTGACGAGGCCCAATGTTCAGCTTCTGATTTATCAGGCGCACAGCATTCTCCCTGCTGAAACGACGGAAATGGTAGAGCAGGTGACACAGTACGCGAATAGAATGGCTGTTGAGAAATACATTCGTGAGCACTCG CCCAAAAGAAAATTCCCAAGTAAAGAGGCTGGTAGTAGAAGCGCTAGGTCTATCAAATCCAGTAAGCGTAGTCAGCTGGCTCTTGAACTTCCCAAAACACAACCGGAAGACCGAAGATCGACTTCAGTTTATGACGATGAGGACGAAGTCTCTATATCACCCTCGATAGAGGACAAG GTGCCAGACAGCGATTTGTTCGAATTTGGTCAAGTGGATGAGTTGTGCGGCAAGTCATCAGATAAATTAGTGGACGGAGGCTGTTATCTTGCACTGATACGACGCAAGGAGATGATGCAGTTCAATTCTCTCTTCATGATCAAAGTTGCCGAAGCCAAAGGTCTGTTCGGGGATCCGAACAAGCAGCCTGCGCAACCAAAAGAAGAGCAGCAACCATTACCGGTGCGGCAAAGTTCACAGCAGAGTCGCAAGGGCTGCAAGCGTAACAAA ATTCAAATGGATCGGATAGCAGCTCCAACGTTTTCATCGATGGTCAGAAACTTTAGGCACAACAGCACCTGTCCTCGCCATAATCATCACGTTGCACACGATGAGAGGATAACTTTTGAACAGGTACGTGACGcccggcgtcgcgacgctcgtCGCTGGTGGGACGAGCTGGCACCATACTTGCTTCGCTCCTCGCCAAAAATTCGCAAATCTTCGGGCTTCCGAGCGACGCGAACTGACCCTAAAACAAGGAAGATCTTCTACTCGCTCCACGTCGAGGAGATCTCCTACATGCAAGCGACTGGCACTGTTTTGAGCGCCTGA
- the parvin gene encoding beta-parvin isoform X2, whose translation MASPRPKSPRPVPVSAKKDEKEESFWEKIGTLGRKKRIKEVQEVQEEGKHAIDSPGLAANPDMPPEEYTLDENEERSMTDPRSLEDSKLQELIYVLIEWINDELADQRIIVKDIAEDLYDGQVLQKLLERLTGEKLDVPEVTQSEEGQKQKLAVVLSAANRVLNRYPPYKWSVDSVHSKNIVSILHLLVGLARQFRAPVRLPERVAIQVVVVRKKDGQLIHRTVREEITSTYEDLGMRCERDAFDTLFDHAPEKLAVVKKSLVTFVNKHLSKVHLEVTELDTQFHDGVFLTLLLGLLEGFFVPLGSFHLTPKTHDQKVHNVSFAFDLMQEIGLPKPKARPEDIVNLDLKSTLRVLYNLFTKYKGMN comes from the exons ATGGCGTCACCACGACCAAAATCTCCTCGACCAGTGCCAGTGTCAGCGAAGAAAGATGAGAAGGAAGAaagtttttgggaaaaaatcgggACCCTTGGTCGGAAGAAGCGGATCAAGGAAG TTCAAGAGGTGCAAGAGGAGGGTAAACATGCGATAGATTCACCTGGGCTAGCTGCCAACCCAGATATGCCACCGGAAGAATACACTCTTGATGAAAATGAGGAAAGATCAATGACAGATCCTAGGTCCCTGGAAGATTCTAAATTGCAGGAGCTAATTTACGTACTCATTGAATGGATCAATGACGAACTTGCTGACCAGAGAATCATCGTCAAGGATATAGCAGAGGATTTGTACGATGGCCAGGTTCTGCAAAAACTGTTAg AGAGATTAACCGGTGAAAAACTGGACGTACCGGAAGTAACACAATCTGAGGAGGGTCAGAAGCAAAAGCTGGCTGTAGTATTGTCAGCCGCAAATCGAGTACTGAATCGTTATCCGCCTTACAAATGGAGCGTTGATTCTGTACattccaaaaatattgtatcgaTTTTACATCTTCTCGTCGGATTGGCAAGGCAATTCCGTGCACCAGTAAGGCTGCCTGAAAGAGTAGCAATTCAAGTTGTTGTGGTACGAAAGAAAGACGGTCAGCTGATCCACAGGACAGTGCGGGAAGAAATCACTTCCACGTACGAGGATTTGGGAATGCGGTGCGAACGCGACGCGTTTGATACCTTATTTGATCACGCCCCTGAAAAACTTGCAGTCGTTAAAAAG TCGCTGGTCACGTTTGTCAACAAGCATTTGAGCAAAGTGCACTTGGAAGTAACGGAATTGGACACCCAATTTCACGACGGAGTATTCCTCACGTTACTTCTGGGTCTCTTGGAGGGATTCTTTGTGCCACTGGGCAGTTTTCACCTGACTCCAAAGACGCATGATCAGAAAGTGCACAATGTATCTTTTGCTTTTGACCTGATGCAAGAAATCGGACTCCCTAAGCCCAAAGCTAGACCCGAGG ATATCGTCAACTTGGATCTGAAGTCTACCCTTCGTGTTCTGTACAATCTCTTTACAAAGTATAAGGGAATGAATTaa
- the LOC124211174 gene encoding solute carrier family 25 member 3-like, with product MWPMRNWLREKLVLKADSSSGAPPGEESCAFGSTKYFLLCGLGGVTSCGSTHTLITPLDLIKCRLQVHRAKYQSLSNGFRVTITEEGVLGLTRGWLPTFLGYSTQGLFKFGLYEFFKVYYAKLIGDDNAFEYRTWLYLTSSASAEFFADIGLAPMEAVKVRIQTSPGFTTSMSKAMGVMMREDGVGVFYKGLVPLWFRQVPYTMMKFTSFEKTLELLYRYVVPKPRTQCTKAEQLLVTFAAGYIAGIFCAVVSHPADTVVSKLNQQKGSTAAEIVKKVGFVGLWSGLGPRIIMIGTLTALQWFIYDAFKVFMKMPRPPPVAGEKRKH from the exons ATGTGGCCCATGCGAAATTGGCTGCGGGAAAAGTTGGTACTCAAGGCTGATTCCTCGTCCGGAGCACCGCCCGGAGAGGAAAGTTGCGCTTTTGGAAGTACCAAGTATTTTCTGCTCTGTGGTTTGGGGGGCGTAACATCGTGCGGCAGTACTCACACCCTGATAACGCCTCTAGATTTGATTAAATGCCGATTGCAG GTCCATCGAGCCAAGTACCAAAGTCTAAGCAACGGGTTCAGAGTAACCATAACGGAGGAAGGAGTGCTTGGATTAACGCGAGGATGGCTCCCGACGTTCCTGGGCTACTCGACTCAGGGTTTATTCAAGTTCGGTTTGTACGAGTTCTTCAAGGTGTACTACGCGAAATTGATCGGAGACGATAACGCGTTCGAGTATCGTACGTGGTTGTATCTGACGAGTTCAGCATCGGCAGAATTTTTCGCCGACATTGGACTGGCGCCGATGGAGGCTGTCAAG GTCCGGATCCAAACGTCTCCGGGCTTCACGACCTCCATGAGCAAGGCGATGGGCGTCATGATGCGAGAGGACGGCGTTGGCGTTTTCTACAAAGGACTAGTGCCGCTGTGGTTCCGACAGGTTCCTTACACCATGATGAAGTTCACATCCTTCGAAAAGACGCTGGAGCTACTCTATCGCTACGTCGTTCCCAAACCGCGTACCCAGTGTACCAAAGCGGAACAGCTTCTGGTTACTTTTGCCGCTGGATACATCGCCGGCATCTTTTGCGCCGTCGTCAGCCACCCGGCCGACACTGTTGTCAGCAAATTGAACCAGCAAAAGGGCTCAACAGCGGCAGAAATTGTGAAGAAGGTCGGCTTCGTGGGTCTGTGGAGCGGACTGGGACCCCGGATTATCATGATTGGGACGTTGACCGCTTTGCAATGGTTCATCTATGACGCCTTCAAGGTCTTCATGAAAATGCCACGTCCTCCGCCTGTAGCCGGCGAAAAACGTAAACACTGA
- the parvin gene encoding beta-parvin isoform X1, with amino-acid sequence MEDEIQRPIVRDLRRQSSMETPLEACIPSDSDSGDEDKQSTSANKDKPQELTPGKNTASKPSSINNLRNQYENIGLIKVMPANKADPKIAVPETVATPNKSKQKPTVPTKKNEVPKVKSKEKKLAPPPNPRKESLQKPASTAGGAISASLIAELKGRCEESDQVEESRTKSKQPSVNPVATVDSTTTINQDVSESARIETQASVAKKEDEESCSSGNKTDAAAPVSTIKAFPVMASPRPKSPRPVPVSAKKDEKEESFWEKIGTLGRKKRIKEVQEVQEEGKHAIDSPGLAANPDMPPEEYTLDENEERSMTDPRSLEDSKLQELIYVLIEWINDELADQRIIVKDIAEDLYDGQVLQKLLERLTGEKLDVPEVTQSEEGQKQKLAVVLSAANRVLNRYPPYKWSVDSVHSKNIVSILHLLVGLARQFRAPVRLPERVAIQVVVVRKKDGQLIHRTVREEITSTYEDLGMRCERDAFDTLFDHAPEKLAVVKKSLVTFVNKHLSKVHLEVTELDTQFHDGVFLTLLLGLLEGFFVPLGSFHLTPKTHDQKVHNVSFAFDLMQEIGLPKPKARPEDIVNLDLKSTLRVLYNLFTKYKGMN; translated from the exons ATGGAGGATGAAATCCAGCGTCCCATTGTTCGGGACTTACGTCGTCAATCATCGATGGAAACCCCGTTGGAAGCTTGCATTCCATCGGATTCAGATTCTGGGGATGAAGACAAGCAATCCACGTCCGCAAATAAAGATAAGCCTCAGGAGTTGACTCCTGGAAAAAATACAGCTTCAAAGCCATCCTCGATAAACAACCTGCGCAAccaatatgaaaatattgggCTAATTAAGGTAATGCCTGCAAATAAAGCGGATCCGAAAATAGCTGTACCCGAGACTGTTGCAACACCAAATAAAAGCAAGCAAAAACCGACAGTACCAACAAAAAAGAATGAAGTACCCAAGGTGAAATcgaaagagaagaaacttGCACCACCTCCAAATCCCAGAAAGGAATCTCTACAAAAACCAGCATCAACTGCAGGAGGAGCTATTAGCGCATCGCTGATAGCTGAATTGAAAGGTCGTTGTGAAGAATCCGACCAGGTTGAAGAATCACGAACGAAATCAAAGCAGCCGTCTGTGAATCCGGTAGCAACGGTAGATTCAACTACAACGATAAATCAGGATGTTTCAGAGTCAGCCCGAATCGAAACTCAAGCAAGCGTCGCGaaaaaagaagacgaagaatcATGTTCTTCAGGAAATAAGACTGACGCAGCTGCGCCTGTTAGTACAATAAAAG CATTTCCTGTAATGGCGTCACCACGACCAAAATCTCCTCGACCAGTGCCAGTGTCAGCGAAGAAAGATGAGAAGGAAGAaagtttttgggaaaaaatcgggACCCTTGGTCGGAAGAAGCGGATCAAGGAAG TTCAAGAGGTGCAAGAGGAGGGTAAACATGCGATAGATTCACCTGGGCTAGCTGCCAACCCAGATATGCCACCGGAAGAATACACTCTTGATGAAAATGAGGAAAGATCAATGACAGATCCTAGGTCCCTGGAAGATTCTAAATTGCAGGAGCTAATTTACGTACTCATTGAATGGATCAATGACGAACTTGCTGACCAGAGAATCATCGTCAAGGATATAGCAGAGGATTTGTACGATGGCCAGGTTCTGCAAAAACTGTTAg AGAGATTAACCGGTGAAAAACTGGACGTACCGGAAGTAACACAATCTGAGGAGGGTCAGAAGCAAAAGCTGGCTGTAGTATTGTCAGCCGCAAATCGAGTACTGAATCGTTATCCGCCTTACAAATGGAGCGTTGATTCTGTACattccaaaaatattgtatcgaTTTTACATCTTCTCGTCGGATTGGCAAGGCAATTCCGTGCACCAGTAAGGCTGCCTGAAAGAGTAGCAATTCAAGTTGTTGTGGTACGAAAGAAAGACGGTCAGCTGATCCACAGGACAGTGCGGGAAGAAATCACTTCCACGTACGAGGATTTGGGAATGCGGTGCGAACGCGACGCGTTTGATACCTTATTTGATCACGCCCCTGAAAAACTTGCAGTCGTTAAAAAG TCGCTGGTCACGTTTGTCAACAAGCATTTGAGCAAAGTGCACTTGGAAGTAACGGAATTGGACACCCAATTTCACGACGGAGTATTCCTCACGTTACTTCTGGGTCTCTTGGAGGGATTCTTTGTGCCACTGGGCAGTTTTCACCTGACTCCAAAGACGCATGATCAGAAAGTGCACAATGTATCTTTTGCTTTTGACCTGATGCAAGAAATCGGACTCCCTAAGCCCAAAGCTAGACCCGAGG ATATCGTCAACTTGGATCTGAAGTCTACCCTTCGTGTTCTGTACAATCTCTTTACAAAGTATAAGGGAATGAATTaa